The DNA region GTTCGCGGTGGTGCGGGGTCAGCCAGCCCGTGAGGTCAGGGCCGGCGGGCACGATCTCCGTCGGGTTGATGCCGGTGTGGACGCCGTAGTAGTGCCGCTTGATGTGGTCGAAGTCGACCGTGTCGCCGAAGCCGGGCGTCTGGTAGAGGTCGCGTGCGTACGCCCACAGCACCGGGTCCTCGGTGATCTTGTTGCGGTTGCACTTGAAGTGGCCGTGGTAGACGGCGTCGAAGCGTACGAGCGTGGTGAACAGGCGGATGTCTGCCTCGGTGATGGTCTCGCCCACCAGGTAGCGGCGCCCTGACAGCCGCTCCGACAGCAGGTCCAGGCGGCGGAAGACGTCCGCGTAGGCCTTCTCGTACTCCTCCTGGCCGGTGGCGAAACCGGCGCGGTAGACGCCGTTGTTGAGGTCGCGGTAGACGCCGTCCATGACCTCGTCGATCTCGTCGCGCAGCTCCACGGGGTAGAGGTCCGGGGCGCCGGGCCGGTGCTGTGCCGTCCACTCGGTGGCGAGGTCGAGGGTGAGCTGGAGGTAGTCGTTGGTGACGAGCTGCCCGCTGGGGACGTCGACGACCGCGGGTACGCTCACGCCGCCCGGATACTCCTTCTCCCTCGCGTCGTACGCCTCGTGCAGGAAGCGGATTCCCAGCACCGGGTCACGGTCGCCGGGGTCCAGCGTGAAACGCCAACTGCGGTCGTCCTGAAGGGGATCGGTGACGCCCATCGACAGCGCGTCCTCCAGCCCCAGCAGCCGCCGTGAGATCGCCGCACGGCTCGCCCAGGGGCACGCCCTGCTGATGACGAGCCGGTAGCGGCCCGCCTCCACTGGCCATCCGTCCGCGCCGTCGGCGGTGATGCGGTCCGCGAAGTGGCTCTTGGACCGTTTGAAGCTCTTCCTGCCGTACGCGGCGTTGCTCTGCGCGGTGCTGCCCTGTGCTGCGCTGCCCTCCGTGGTGCCGTTCGCGGGGGTGCTCTGCGCATGGGTGCCCTGCGCGGTGTCGCCGTCGCTGGTCGCGTCGCCGTGGCGGCTCAATGTGCGGTCCTTCCCTGTCGGTCTCCGGTGGACCTGTACCCCTGCCGGGGCAGGATCCACCGCCCGGAGCGGACGACACTACGGAAGCCCTCGTGCGGGGGCTCTCACCGCGCCCCGGAGGACCAGTCGCGCGTCGACAGCACCAGCCGGTATCCGTCGGGGTCGCGCACGGTCACGCCCCACTGCTCCCAGTACGGGTTGCGGGCGGTCACGCGCGTGCCGCCGCATCGCTCCAACCGCTCCACGAGCCCCTCGGGCACCGGACCGTCGAGATAGATCACCAGCAGGTCCTCGTCGGTGGGCGCGGGCGTCACGGGGGCGTGCGGGTCGAGGGCGAACTCCAGGTGCCAGCCCGCGTCCCGCCATCCGGTCATCAGCAGCGCGTACTCGCCGCCGTGGGGGCTGCCGTCGTCGCCGTCCCCGGCGTCGCCGGCGTCGCCGTCTCCGTCCGGCGCCGGGTGACGGGCCTCCGTACGGAACAGCACGTCCATGCCGAGGCCCTCGACCCAGAAGCGTTCGGCCGAGGCCAGGTCATTCGTGGGGCGTGCGATGCGGATGTGACGAGTGCCGTCCATATGGGCTGCGCTCCCGGGCAGTTCGGTGCGTACGGCGGGCGCCGGCCGCACGGGCACGTTACAGACGGCGAACCCGCCGGGCATCGGACGCCGGTACGAGGAGCCCTCGGCCTGTGGGCCCGGGACCACAGGCCGCCGGCCGCAGGCCCTCGCCGCCAGGCCATCGGCGACGGGCCCTCGGTGAGCGCGCCCTGGTGACGGCCCGCCCGTCAGACGATCTCGTCGCTCATCTCCACCAGTTCACGGTCGCCGCTGCCGCTGCTGAACGTGGGCGTCGTGTACGAGCCGCGCCCGGCGACCGCCCACCAGAAGGACGCCAGCGCCAGTACGCCGATCAGCGCGACGGGCGCGTAGTTGAAGGAGTCGGCGGTGACCGGGTTGGTCTGCGGAAGGCAGAACAGCACGGTCACTGCGGCCACCCACACCACGGCGACCCAGCCGACCGGCACGCCCCAGCGGCCCAGGTGCCACTTGCCCCTGCGGAAGCGGTCCTTGTACCGCAGCCGCAGATAGACGGGAATGGCGTAGGCCGGGGTGATGCCGATGACGGAGATCGCGGTGACGGCGCCGTACGCGGCCTTGCTGTAGAGCGCGGGGAGCGTGAGCAGCGCGGCGACGGCGACCGTGAGGATCACCGCCCTCGCAGGTGTGCCCGTGCGTGCGCTGACACGGCGCCACTGAGCGGAGAACGGCAGGGCGCCGTCGCGGGAGAAGGCGAAGACCATGCGGCTGGTGGCGGCGACTTCGGCGTTGCCGCAGAAGAGCTGGGCGACGATCACGATGAGCAGCAGCAGCTTGGCGCCGGTCAGGCCGAGCGCGTCCAGGAAGATCTGCGCGGGAGGCACCCCCGTGGCGCTGTTCTGGGTGCCCGCGTAGTCCTGGATGGCGAAGGTGACGCCCGCAAGCAGCACGAAGCCGGCGACCCAGGACCATCCGACGGCGCGGACGATGCCGCGTGCGGCGCTGACCTCCGCGTCGGTGGTCTCCTCCGAAAGATGGGCGCTGGCGTCGTAGCCGGTGAAGGTGTACTGCGCCAGCAGCAGCCCGATCATCACCACGTACACCGAGGACGACCAGCCGGTGTCGTTGACGAACTCGCCGAACACGAAGGCGGACGTGCGGTGTTCGGAGGGGATGAACCACAGCGCGGAGACGATCACCGCCACCCCGGCGAAGTGCCACCACACGCTGACGGAGTTGAGGACGCTCACGAGCCTCACCCCGAACAGGTTCAGCGCGGCGTGCAGCAGCAGGATGCACAGGAAGATCACCATCACCACGCCGGGCGTGGGCTCCAGTCCCCACTGGAGGTTGAACAGCGCGCCGGTGAACATCGCGGCGCCGTAGTCGATTCCGGCGAGGGTGCCCAGCAGTCCGAGCAGGTTCAGCCACCCCGTGTACCAGCCCCAGCGGCGTCCGCCGAGCTGGTCGGCCATGTAGTACAGGGCGCCGGAGGTGGGGTAGGCGCTGGTGACCTCCGCGAGTCCGGCGCCGACGAACATCACCATCAGGCCGACCACGATCCAGCCCCACATCATCACCGCGGGGCCGCCGGTGACGAGGCCGAAGCCGTAGAGCGTCATGCATCCGGAGAGCACGGAGATGACGGAGAAGCTGATGGCGAAGTTGCCGAACGGGCCCATGCGGCGGATCAGTACGGGGTGATAACCCAGCTCTCGGAGTTTGGCGTCGTCGTCGCCGATCCGGTCGTCGCCGCGACGGCGCCTTGCGGTGGGGCTCAACGGAACCTCCTGGGTGGTGCTCTGGGGACGGGAGCGGGGGGTGGCGGGACGGTGGGGTCTCGTAAGACCGGGCGGCAGGGATACGGACGGCGGAGCGGCGACGGAGCCGTGCCCCTGACGCGGATACGGGGGTGCTGAACGGTGATGACGGGTGGGCTGAACGGTGACGGGTGTGCTGCTGTGACTGGTGCTGGGTGACGGGTGTGCTGCGGGTGCGGCGGGCGCCCGGGTCAGCGGTCCGCCGCGAAGGACTCCTCACGTGCCCGGCAGTACTCCGACCTCGCCGCCTCGGGACGTTCGGGGTCCTCGGCGACCTGGAGCCAGGGCTGCTGGGTGAAGTACGGGCCCAGCGCGGCGAACACACGTGCCGCGTCGGCCGGACGTCCGCCCGCCCACAGCGCGTGAGCCAGGTGGTTGAGATCCAGTACGGACTGGCTCGTGGGGTCCGTGTGGTCGAACCAGCCGTGCAGCGCGGTGCTCGCGTCGACGGCGACCGGGTCGCGGGCCCAGTGCTGCCGCAGCAGAGGGCCGGTTCTGGCCTCCGCGGGCAGGCGCCGGTACTGCTCCACGTAGGCGTAGAGCGGCAACGCCAGCAGCGCGGACCCGGCGGGAGCCCATGAGGAGACCCAGCGGACGAAGTCGACCGCGGAGGCACGGGTCGCGGAGTCTCCGGCGGAACGCGCGTGCAGGAAGTGCAGCATGCGGTGGTGTGCCTCGCGGTTGTATCTGTCCCGCTCGTAGACGCGGTAGAGCAGTCCCCAGGGGCCGAGGGGAAGCATCGGCTCCGCGGCGCGCTCCCGGTGCTCGCCGCGCTCCTGGCGCTCGTCGAGGCGGGCGAGGGCGAGCAGGGACACCCATGGCACGGGATCGGCGGGCGCCTTCTCGGCCGCGGCGTAGCACTCCTGACGGGCCGTCTTCTCCAACTCGTCGGCGCTGGGGTGGTGTTCGCGCCGTGCGCGGACGGCGCGCTCCACCGACACCCGGCCGAGCATCACCTGGGCGTCGGCGCTGTCGGGCGACTCGCGCAGCCATGCCTCCACAACCTGCGAACCGGCCGCCACGACACCGAGCACCTGGGAACGGGCCGTACGCAGCCCCCAGGACGCGCCCGTGCGTTCCAGCAGTGTGCGCATCGCCATCCAGCGGCCCGCCTTCAACTCCTCCAGCGCGCTGCGCAGTTCGTTGTCGAACCCGGCAGGGCTGTAGACGGGGCGTATGCCGCGGGCGTCGTGGCCGCCGCTCGTGCGCCGCATCAGCCGCGCTCCGCCGCCCGGCGCGGGCCCGTACACCCTTGCGGTCCGGGCCGGGAAGGGTACAAGTGGTGCGGCATTACGGGGATTTCCTCGACGGCGGCTTCCTCTACGGTCGTTGGGGGGACCGCGGCGGCCCGCCTGCCGTACCGGGCTGGCCGGAAGGGACGGGTGACCGCGTGTCCCGGGATCATCAGCGAACCTAACTCCTTGGAAGTCACAAGCCGACGGGGGGATTTGTGACGGTCCTGCGCGGAAGGGCCGCGAGCTGAGGAAGTCCGGTGTGCCGGCCCCTTCGGCACCGCCCTCGCCGGCCCACTCCGCAGCGTCCTTCCGCTTCCGCTGCGTCCGCGTCCGCTACGTACGCGCGGACGTAGGGCGCGGCAGGGCGCGGCAGGGCGCGGTCAGCAGCGCCACACGCGGGCGGGCCCGCGCTGACGCTCCAGGTCAGGATGCATGGAGAGAGCTTGAGGGCAGTGGGGACGGCCGTCAAGCCTCCGGGAGGCCGCAGCTCGGGACCCATCCGGTGGGGAACCCTTTCTCCCGTTGCGGCGTCGGTGTTCACTGAGTCCAGTGTTCACCGCTGCGCTCGCCGAGGTGTCGCGTGCACCGCCGGGGAGGCGGTGGTACGCATCGCACAGCCGGCCCTCGGGCCGCTTTCGTCCGTACGCGATCCAGGAGGCACGTCCATGGCGCACGAGGACCCCATCTCCCGCACCACCGGCGGCACGGCACCGGGACGGCGTGCGATGCTGCGCGGCTCGCTGGCGGCGTCGGCCGCGCTGTCGCTTCCGGCACTGGCCGGCGCGGCACCGTCGCAGGCGCTCAGCGGGCGTCCCGAGGCGAAGTGGGGCGTGCAGGCCGGTGATGTGACGGCCTCGTCGGGTCTGATCTGGGTGCGGGCGGACCGGCGTGCGCGGATGCAGGTGGAGACCTCGGCGACGGAGTCGTTCCGCCGTGCGCGTACCTGGCGGGGCCCGGTCGTCGGGCCGGACACCGACTTCACCGGTGTGACGCCGCTGCGGGGGCTGCCCGCCGGAGAGCAGGTCTTCTACCGCGTCACGCTGGCCGACCCCGACGATCCGCGCCGTACGGGGAAGCCGCTGCACGGCTCCTTCCGCACGGCGCCCGGCAGACGGCAGAGCGTGCGCTTCCTGTGGTCGGGAGACCTTGCGGGTCAGGGCTGGGGCATCAACCCCGACCGCGGCGGCTACACGATCTTCGAGGAGATGCGGCGCCTCGACCCGGACTTCTTCCTCAACAGCGGCGACACCATCTACGCGGACTCCCCCATCGCGGAGAAGGTGGCACTGCCGGACGGCGGTGTGTGGCGCAACGTCACCACCGAGGAGAAGGCGAAGGTCGCCGAGACCCTCGCCGAGTTCCGCGGCAACTTCCGCTACAACCTGCTGGATTCGAATCTGCGCCGCTTCCAGGCGCAGGTGCCCTCGGTCGTCCAGTGGGACGACCACGAGGTGCTCAACAACTGGTATCCGGGCGAGATCCTCGACGACGACCGCTACAAGGTGAAGGACGTCGACACCCTCGCCGCCCGGTCGCTGCGGGCGTTCAGCGAATACCATCCGCTCACCACGCTCCCCGCGAAGGACGAGCAGGGACGCGTCTACCGTGTCGTCCACCACGGGCCGCTGCTCGACGTCTTCGTCCTCGACATGCGTACGTACCGCAACGCCAACTCGCCCGGCAGACAGGAGCACGACCCCCAGGGCATCCTGGGCGAGACCCAGTTGAAGTGGCTGAAGAAGGCGCTGTCGCGTTCGCGTGCGGTGTGGAAGGTGATCGCCGCAGACATGCCGCTGGGTCTGGCCGTACCGGACGGGAAGACCGACTTCGAGGGCGTCGCGCAGTCCGACCCCGGGGCGCCGCTCGGCCGGGAGCTGCAACTCGCCGAGCTGCTGCGGCACATCAAGCGCGAGCGCATCACCGGCACGGTGTGGTTCACCACGGACGTCCACTACACCAGCGCCCAGCACTACGACCCGTCACGTGCGGCGTTCAAGGACTTCGAGCCGTTCTGGGAGTTCGTCTCCGGGCCGCTGAACGCGGGCGGCTTCCCCGCATTGAAGCTCGACGGCACGTTCGGCCCGTCGCAGCCCTTCGTGAAGGCGCCGGAGAAGGCCAACACCCCGCCCAGCGAAGGCGGTCAGTACTTCGGACAGGTGGACATCGACGGCGGCAGCGGCGAGTTGACCGTACGGCTGCGGGAGCAGGGCGGCGAGGTGCTCTACACGAAGGTGCTACAGCCGGGCCGGACCGGCCAGTGAGCGGCGGGGCGGTGCCGTGACCCGCGCGGGGCAGCGGCTGAACTATCCGGGCATCGGAGCCACCGAGCAGGAGCCCGGGGAGTGGCCCGCCGGTTACCGCACCCTGCGGGTCAGCGACCAAGTGGGCCGCGGCGACGAGGACTTCGCCGCCGCGGCGGACGCGGTGATGACTTGGCGGATGCACCGCACGGCCGGTGTCCGCTTCGACACGGACGCCAAGCGTGCCGTCCCGGGTGCGCAGGTCGTCGTCGGACTGGGCGTGGGCTCGCTGCGCACGCACGCGCCGTGCCGGGTCGTGTGGACCGTCGAGCGGCCGCACCGCACGGGATGGGCCTACGGGACGCTGCCCGGCCATCCGCTGCGCGGCGAGGAGGCGTTCGTGGTCGTGCGGGACGACGACGGCACGGTACGGCTGGAGGTGCTGGCCTTCAGCACGCCCGCGACCTGGGTCACGGCCGCCGCGGGTCCCCTGCTGCGCTTCTTCCAGCGGTGGTACGCGCGCCGGACGGCACGCGTGCTGCGGCGCATCGTGGACGAGGAGCGCCAGGCGCTACGGACCGCCGGGCAAGGCGCGGAGCCGGACACGGACCCGGACATGGAACCGGACGGGGAGCCGGACGTCGAACAGTCCGGAGCCCCGGACGCGGAACCGTCCGCGGGCAGGGGCGATCACGGCAAGCGTGACGCCGGGTAGGAAAACGGCACCCGAGGGACAGAACATCCTTAACTCATCGGTCACAAGGCGTTCTTGATCAGGCAATGCCCGTGCGTGAGGGTGGTCGCATGACTGACATGTCACAGAACGAGCAGCCGTCCCGGCATGGCCTTGGAAGCCTCCTCGCAGGAGGTCTCGGGCACTGCCGGGCGCTGCTGCGCCGGTACCGCCAGCAGTCGCCGCACACCGCGGGGGACGGCGCTGCGGCCGGTGTGAAGTCCCAGACGACCGGGGCGACTTCGCTGTGGCGGATGCGTACGACCGTGCCGGACGAACCGGGGACGCTCGCAGCACTGTGCAGCGCGTTCGCACGGGAACGCATCGACATCGTCTCGCTCCAGACCTTCCCCCTGGGCCTGCGGCCCGGGCAGACCCCGGCGCCCGTGGAGGGGGCCGACGACGGCGCGGCGCCGGGAAACCGCGCACACACCACCACCGACACAGTCACCAGGACAGGCACGGAGAGCGGCACGGACACGGGCACAGGCAGCTCAGGTCCGGAAGTCATCACCGCCGAGGCCGCGCTCACCGGCGAGCAGGTCATGGACGAGTTCGTGCTCCGCGCGCCCGAGGACCTGGAGGCCGACGCACTGGTACGGATCGTCCACGACGCGGGAGCGGGCGGCACCTGGGTCGAGCGGGCCGACGCCCACGACCTCGTCGACACCCCGACCCGCGTGCTGCGCCTGGCGGCACGCACCGCCCTCGACACCGCCGAACTGCCTCTCGCGCTACGGCAGTTGCTCGGCAGGTGCACGGTGCGCTCGATCCCGCCGGTCTCGCCCTACTCCGGGCTGCCCTCACCGCTCGACGTACCGCCGGAGGGCACGTGCGACGAGACCGTGCTGCACCTGCCCGATCCTGCCGGGGGCGTCATCGTCGTGGAGCGGCCCCGGCTGCCGTTCACCCCGGCCGAGTTCGCCCGCGCCAGCGCGCTGGTGGAGCTGGACCGGGTGCTGGGCGCCGGTGCCCGGGTGCCGCGCTCGCCGGACACGCTGACGCTGCCCGACGGGTTGCCGGTGACGGTGCGCCGCGCGGACACCCGCGATCTGCGGGCGGCGCTGGAGATGCACCGGCGTTGCTCGGAGCGGACCCTCAGGCAGCGCTACCACGGCCCGGTCGGCGAGGCCGACCGCTATCTGCGGCAT from Streptomyces marispadix includes:
- a CDS encoding glutathione S-transferase family protein, whose protein sequence is MSRHGDATSDGDTAQGTHAQSTPANGTTEGSAAQGSTAQSNAAYGRKSFKRSKSHFADRITADGADGWPVEAGRYRLVISRACPWASRAAISRRLLGLEDALSMGVTDPLQDDRSWRFTLDPGDRDPVLGIRFLHEAYDAREKEYPGGVSVPAVVDVPSGQLVTNDYLQLTLDLATEWTAQHRPGAPDLYPVELRDEIDEVMDGVYRDLNNGVYRAGFATGQEEYEKAYADVFRRLDLLSERLSGRRYLVGETITEADIRLFTTLVRFDAVYHGHFKCNRNKITEDPVLWAYARDLYQTPGFGDTVDFDHIKRHYYGVHTGINPTEIVPAGPDLTGWLTPHHREQLGGRPFGDGTPPGAVPPDEEVPAGHRP
- a CDS encoding VOC family protein, with the translated sequence MDGTRHIRIARPTNDLASAERFWVEGLGMDVLFRTEARHPAPDGDGDAGDAGDGDDGSPHGGEYALLMTGWRDAGWHLEFALDPHAPVTPAPTDEDLLVIYLDGPVPEGLVERLERCGGTRVTARNPYWEQWGVTVRDPDGYRLVLSTRDWSSGAR
- a CDS encoding amino acid permease — translated: MSPTARRRRGDDRIGDDDAKLRELGYHPVLIRRMGPFGNFAISFSVISVLSGCMTLYGFGLVTGGPAVMMWGWIVVGLMVMFVGAGLAEVTSAYPTSGALYYMADQLGGRRWGWYTGWLNLLGLLGTLAGIDYGAAMFTGALFNLQWGLEPTPGVVMVIFLCILLLHAALNLFGVRLVSVLNSVSVWWHFAGVAVIVSALWFIPSEHRTSAFVFGEFVNDTGWSSSVYVVMIGLLLAQYTFTGYDASAHLSEETTDAEVSAARGIVRAVGWSWVAGFVLLAGVTFAIQDYAGTQNSATGVPPAQIFLDALGLTGAKLLLLIVIVAQLFCGNAEVAATSRMVFAFSRDGALPFSAQWRRVSARTGTPARAVILTVAVAALLTLPALYSKAAYGAVTAISVIGITPAYAIPVYLRLRYKDRFRRGKWHLGRWGVPVGWVAVVWVAAVTVLFCLPQTNPVTADSFNYAPVALIGVLALASFWWAVAGRGSYTTPTFSSGSGDRELVEMSDEIV
- a CDS encoding alkaline phosphatase D family protein gives rise to the protein MAHEDPISRTTGGTAPGRRAMLRGSLAASAALSLPALAGAAPSQALSGRPEAKWGVQAGDVTASSGLIWVRADRRARMQVETSATESFRRARTWRGPVVGPDTDFTGVTPLRGLPAGEQVFYRVTLADPDDPRRTGKPLHGSFRTAPGRRQSVRFLWSGDLAGQGWGINPDRGGYTIFEEMRRLDPDFFLNSGDTIYADSPIAEKVALPDGGVWRNVTTEEKAKVAETLAEFRGNFRYNLLDSNLRRFQAQVPSVVQWDDHEVLNNWYPGEILDDDRYKVKDVDTLAARSLRAFSEYHPLTTLPAKDEQGRVYRVVHHGPLLDVFVLDMRTYRNANSPGRQEHDPQGILGETQLKWLKKALSRSRAVWKVIAADMPLGLAVPDGKTDFEGVAQSDPGAPLGRELQLAELLRHIKRERITGTVWFTTDVHYTSAQHYDPSRAAFKDFEPFWEFVSGPLNAGGFPALKLDGTFGPSQPFVKAPEKANTPPSEGGQYFGQVDIDGGSGELTVRLREQGGEVLYTKVLQPGRTGQ
- a CDS encoding DUF1990 family protein, translated to MTRAGQRLNYPGIGATEQEPGEWPAGYRTLRVSDQVGRGDEDFAAAADAVMTWRMHRTAGVRFDTDAKRAVPGAQVVVGLGVGSLRTHAPCRVVWTVERPHRTGWAYGTLPGHPLRGEEAFVVVRDDDGTVRLEVLAFSTPATWVTAAAGPLLRFFQRWYARRTARVLRRIVDEERQALRTAGQGAEPDTDPDMEPDGEPDVEQSGAPDAEPSAGRGDHGKRDAG
- a CDS encoding GNAT family N-acetyltransferase, with the protein product MTDMSQNEQPSRHGLGSLLAGGLGHCRALLRRYRQQSPHTAGDGAAAGVKSQTTGATSLWRMRTTVPDEPGTLAALCSAFARERIDIVSLQTFPLGLRPGQTPAPVEGADDGAAPGNRAHTTTDTVTRTGTESGTDTGTGSSGPEVITAEAALTGEQVMDEFVLRAPEDLEADALVRIVHDAGAGGTWVERADAHDLVDTPTRVLRLAARTALDTAELPLALRQLLGRCTVRSIPPVSPYSGLPSPLDVPPEGTCDETVLHLPDPAGGVIVVERPRLPFTPAEFARASALVELDRVLGAGARVPRSPDTLTLPDGLPVTVRRADTRDLRAALEMHRRCSERTLRQRYHGPVGEADRYLRHLLSPRFGRTLAARTASGKLVALGHLLWDGDETEVALIVEDDWQHRGIGTELLRRLAGLAREAGSREVYAVTQASNTAMVAAMRKLGTPLDHQVEDRTLVITARLTGGGQPSAADGARTSATASGVPSRSRRPG